One genomic region from Campylobacter concisus encodes:
- a CDS encoding efflux transporter periplasmic adaptor subunit has translation MKKLIILMIFGVFSFASEEIFADFEVYAKQSSKLAFEGSGKVDKIFVDVSSHVKKGDALAILDQSSLEIALKKAKNDLELAKNASEFAKNTLNKFTQVRDVTSKQEFDEVKYKFDEAILRVQSAQIAILNAQDRLRKAVLKAPFDGVIASKNIELGEGVSPLSPAFVLNSNEAKILIAIDEKYVDLVKIGDTFKFKLDATNEEKEVKIVLIYPEIKRETRKFYAEAYDMSLKPGMFGQGRVLVSNRK, from the coding sequence TTGAAAAAGCTAATAATTTTAATGATATTTGGCGTTTTTTCATTTGCTAGTGAAGAAATTTTTGCCGACTTTGAAGTCTATGCTAAGCAAAGCTCAAAGCTTGCATTTGAGGGTAGTGGCAAGGTAGATAAAATTTTTGTAGATGTATCAAGTCACGTTAAAAAGGGCGACGCTTTAGCTATTCTTGATCAAAGTAGCCTAGAAATCGCTCTTAAAAAGGCAAAAAATGATCTTGAGCTGGCAAAAAATGCTAGTGAATTTGCAAAAAATACTTTAAACAAATTTACTCAAGTAAGGGACGTCACTTCAAAGCAAGAATTTGACGAGGTAAAGTATAAATTTGATGAAGCGATACTTCGGGTTCAAAGTGCACAAATCGCTATTTTAAATGCGCAAGATCGCCTTAGAAAAGCTGTTTTAAAAGCTCCATTTGATGGCGTTATCGCTAGTAAAAATATTGAGCTTGGAGAGGGTGTTTCGCCGCTTAGTCCAGCTTTTGTTTTAAATTCAAATGAGGCAAAAATTTTAATAGCAATTGACGAAAAATATGTAGATTTGGTAAAGATTGGCGATACATTTAAATTTAAACTTGACGCAACAAACGAAGAAAAAGAGGTAAAAATCGTGCTTATCTATCCAGAGATCAAGCGAGAGACTAGAAAATTTTACGCCGAGGCTTATGATATGAGCTTAAAACCTGGCATGTTTGGTCAAGGCAGAGTGCTAGTTAGTAACAGAAAATGA